A portion of the Actinomycetota bacterium genome contains these proteins:
- a CDS encoding WYL domain-containing protein produces MPDPIERVINLALVLARAKKPITAEDIREQADGYPGASGQTDASFKRMFERDKRMLVDAGFVIEADAEGRYMLDATATFAPHIHLSAGDRIFLGSIGTTLRDDPSFPFGAALGTALSKISTAVEDPALAPPRRDANFDDETAAASLLFDAILARKRVSFDYTGANGQHRRRNVEPWGVYLFAGRWYLVAWDVDISARRTFSVRLVESLSVNSGSPRTPDFEIPEDFTISSHVRLPFQFGEEDLDVRIAIAPGQAWRAEYLTAGSGSLDVTPDGGRLWSTTARSRSRLARWVIENGPGVSVLHPEEIGREIAEGLRRVVQMHRGVKP; encoded by the coding sequence ATGCCCGACCCCATAGAACGCGTCATCAATCTGGCTCTTGTGTTGGCGCGCGCAAAGAAGCCGATAACCGCCGAGGATATCCGCGAACAAGCCGACGGCTATCCTGGTGCCTCCGGCCAGACGGACGCCTCCTTCAAGCGCATGTTCGAGCGAGACAAAAGGATGCTTGTTGACGCAGGTTTCGTGATAGAAGCCGACGCTGAAGGCCGATACATGCTGGACGCAACTGCGACTTTCGCTCCGCACATCCACCTTTCGGCGGGGGATCGGATATTCCTCGGCAGTATCGGGACGACCCTTCGCGATGACCCGTCGTTTCCGTTTGGCGCAGCGCTAGGAACGGCTCTGTCCAAGATATCGACTGCCGTCGAGGACCCCGCCCTTGCCCCTCCTCGGCGGGACGCCAACTTTGACGACGAAACGGCCGCTGCCTCGCTTCTCTTCGATGCCATCCTCGCACGCAAGCGCGTCTCTTTCGACTACACCGGGGCAAACGGTCAGCATCGCCGAAGGAACGTGGAGCCCTGGGGTGTCTATCTGTTCGCCGGACGCTGGTATCTGGTCGCGTGGGATGTGGACATCTCTGCGCGCCGGACGTTCTCTGTCAGACTGGTTGAATCCTTGTCCGTCAACTCCGGATCGCCGAGGACCCCGGACTTCGAGATCCCTGAGGACTTCACGATCTCGTCTCATGTGAGGCTTCCGTTCCAGTTTGGCGAAGAGGACCTTGATGTGAGGATCGCCATCGCCCCTGGGCAAGCCTGGCGAGCCGAGTACCTCACTGCAGGCAGCGGGTCACTGGATGTCACGCCCGACGGTGGCCGCCTGTGGAGCACCACCGCCCGCAGTCGATCCCGCCTAGCCCGCTGGGTGATCGAGAACGGCCCCGGCGTTTCGGTATTGCATCCCGAGGAAATCGGCCGCGAGATCGCAGAGGGTCTTCGGCGTGTCGTACAGATGCATCGGGGCGTGAAGCCATGA